In Myxococcales bacterium, the following are encoded in one genomic region:
- a CDS encoding N-acetylmuramoyl-L-alanine amidase, whose product MRRASVLLVVAIACGRGERAPARPPPPVVTAPDAGAAGAGDVVAAIAPDADGALPTDAGVDAPLATIVDWPVPWPAERERLMLAYRRLHSDPDATDLTIAPRMIVLHYTAGGSAKGTHGYFSRTRLEEERATLRKGGAANVVSHFLVDRDGTIYRLIPETRMGRHAIGVNHVAIGVENVGDEARWPLTDAQVAANVALVRDLAARFPIERVVGHHEVAALKGTPWFVELVRGYGNSKGDPGARFMAAVRAGLGASPLAAPP is encoded by the coding sequence GTGCGCCGCGCCTCGGTCCTGCTCGTCGTCGCGATCGCCTGCGGTCGCGGTGAGCGCGCGCCGGCGCGGCCACCGCCGCCGGTCGTGACCGCGCCCGACGCCGGCGCCGCGGGCGCAGGCGACGTGGTGGCGGCGATCGCGCCCGACGCGGACGGCGCGCTCCCGACCGACGCGGGCGTCGACGCGCCGCTGGCGACGATCGTCGACTGGCCGGTGCCGTGGCCGGCCGAGCGCGAGCGCCTGATGCTGGCGTACCGGCGCCTGCACAGCGATCCGGACGCGACCGATCTGACGATCGCGCCGCGCATGATCGTCTTGCACTACACCGCCGGCGGCTCGGCCAAGGGCACCCACGGCTACTTCAGCCGGACCCGCCTCGAGGAGGAGCGCGCGACCCTGCGCAAGGGCGGCGCCGCCAACGTGGTCTCGCACTTCCTGGTCGATCGCGACGGCACGATCTACCGGCTGATCCCCGAGACCCGCATGGGCCGCCACGCGATCGGCGTCAACCACGTGGCGATCGGCGTCGAGAACGTCGGCGACGAGGCGCGCTGGCCGCTGACCGACGCCCAGGTCGCCGCCAACGTCGCGCTCGTCCGCGATCTCGCCGCGCGCTTCCCGATCGAGCGGGTCGTCGGCCACCACGAGGTCGCCGCGCTCAAGGGCACGCCCTGGTTCGTCGAGCTGGTCCGCGGCTACGGCAACAGCAAGGGCGACCCCGGCGCGCGCTTCATGGCCGCGGTCCGCGCCGGCCTGGGCGCGTCCCCGCTGGCCGCGCCGCCCTGA
- a CDS encoding nucleotide sugar dehydrogenase, giving the protein MIALEQEKIAVIGLGYVGLPVALSFAKKLPTVGFDIRQKRIDELLAGHDETAEVTTGDLTGTKLELTADPERLKDCTFFIVAVPTPIDHNNRPDLGPVIAASKTVGPHLKRGDVVCYESTVYPGVTEDVCGPILEKLSGLKASVDFFLGYSPERINPGDKEHTFERIVKVTSGDTPESAERVARAYGAVVTAGVHRAASIKVAEAAKVIENTQRDLNIALMNELALIFDRMGIRTKDVLDAAGTKWNFLRFTPGLVGGHCIGVDPYYLTTKAEELGYLPEVILAGRRINNNVGRFIAQKCVQFLSSGDLPLKAAKVGILGLTFKENVPDLRNSKIPDIVTALAQYGIAAMVHEPLGDAAEAEHEYGITPTSLDEYRDLDVLIFAVSHQVYIDQRADLLSRLKPGGVVVDIKSVLDPNAIPAGLRYWSL; this is encoded by the coding sequence ATGATCGCGCTCGAGCAGGAAAAGATCGCAGTGATCGGTCTCGGCTACGTCGGCCTCCCGGTCGCGTTGTCCTTCGCCAAGAAGCTGCCGACCGTCGGGTTCGACATCCGGCAGAAGCGGATCGACGAGCTCCTGGCCGGGCACGACGAGACCGCCGAGGTCACCACCGGCGACCTCACCGGCACCAAGCTCGAGCTGACCGCCGATCCCGAGCGGCTCAAGGACTGCACCTTCTTCATCGTCGCGGTGCCGACGCCGATCGACCACAACAACCGTCCTGATCTCGGACCGGTGATCGCGGCGTCGAAGACCGTCGGCCCGCACCTCAAGCGCGGCGACGTGGTCTGCTACGAGTCGACGGTGTACCCCGGCGTCACCGAGGACGTCTGCGGCCCGATCCTCGAGAAGCTGTCGGGGCTCAAGGCCAGCGTGGACTTCTTCCTCGGCTACTCGCCCGAGCGCATCAACCCCGGCGACAAGGAGCACACGTTCGAGCGCATCGTCAAGGTGACCTCGGGCGACACGCCCGAGTCGGCCGAGCGGGTGGCCCGGGCCTACGGCGCGGTCGTCACCGCCGGCGTCCACCGCGCGGCGTCGATCAAGGTGGCCGAGGCCGCCAAGGTCATCGAGAACACCCAGCGCGATCTCAACATCGCGCTGATGAACGAGCTGGCGCTGATCTTCGATCGCATGGGCATCCGCACCAAGGACGTCCTCGACGCCGCCGGCACCAAGTGGAACTTCCTGCGCTTCACCCCGGGCCTGGTCGGCGGCCACTGCATCGGCGTCGACCCGTACTACCTGACGACCAAGGCCGAGGAGCTGGGCTACCTGCCCGAGGTCATCCTGGCCGGCCGCCGCATCAACAACAACGTCGGCCGGTTCATCGCCCAGAAGTGCGTGCAGTTCCTGTCGTCGGGCGACCTGCCGCTCAAGGCGGCCAAGGTCGGCATCCTCGGCCTGACGTTCAAGGAGAACGTCCCCGACCTGCGCAACTCCAAGATCCCGGACATCGTCACCGCGCTCGCCCAGTACGGCATCGCGGCGATGGTCCACGAGCCGCTCGGCGACGCCGCCGAGGCCGAGCACGAGTACGGCATCACGCCGACGTCGCTCGACGAGTACCGCGACCTCGACGTGCTGATCTTCGCGGTCAGCCACCAGGTCTACATCGACCAGCGGGCCGACCTGCTGTCGCGGCTCAAGCCCGGCGGCGTCGTGGTCGACATCAAGAGCGTCCTCGACCCCAACGCCATCCCGGCCGGGCTCCGGTACTGGAGCCTGTGA
- a CDS encoding glycosyltransferase — translation MIIAHVLSSFGVGGQERVALDLAAAQRARGHTVIAVSLAPPPEGALADEFRAVGAEVVDVPKGPGTDLTLVPRLAWALRRRRVEVVHSHNPLPLIYGAPAARLIGAVAIHSKHGVNPGSRGHRMLRRQAARLVSSFVAVSTVTAEQARAQRDCAEGQLVVIPNGIRLEKFGPDPAARAAVRAELGIGADAMVVGTVGRIDEFKNQPLLLAAIAPRLGAQVHVVFVGDGPTRAALDAAVAALPTARFAHVLGRRMDVARLLPAFDVFALSSKSEGLPLVVPEAMAAGLPVVTTAVGGLPTVVDEGVTGYLTAVEEGAFARALGRMLDDPAAARAMGARAREVALARYSAERMCDDYLALYAKALAGR, via the coding sequence GTGATCATCGCGCACGTCCTGTCGTCGTTCGGCGTGGGTGGCCAGGAGCGGGTCGCGCTCGACCTGGCGGCCGCGCAGCGGGCCCGGGGCCACACCGTCATCGCGGTGTCGCTGGCGCCGCCGCCCGAGGGGGCCCTGGCCGACGAGTTCCGCGCGGTCGGCGCCGAGGTCGTCGACGTGCCCAAGGGCCCGGGCACCGACCTCACGCTGGTGCCGCGGCTGGCGTGGGCGCTGCGCCGGCGCCGGGTCGAGGTGGTCCACAGCCACAACCCGCTGCCGCTGATCTACGGCGCGCCGGCGGCCCGGCTGATCGGCGCGGTCGCGATCCACTCCAAGCACGGCGTCAACCCCGGCTCGCGCGGCCACCGCATGCTGCGGCGCCAGGCGGCGCGGCTGGTCAGCTCGTTCGTGGCGGTGTCGACCGTGACCGCCGAGCAGGCCCGGGCCCAGCGCGACTGCGCCGAGGGCCAGCTGGTGGTGATCCCCAACGGCATCCGGCTCGAGAAGTTCGGGCCCGACCCGGCGGCGCGGGCGGCGGTGCGGGCCGAGCTCGGCATCGGCGCCGACGCGATGGTGGTCGGCACGGTCGGGCGGATCGACGAGTTCAAGAACCAGCCGCTCTTGCTCGCGGCGATCGCGCCACGCCTGGGCGCGCAGGTCCACGTCGTCTTCGTCGGCGACGGGCCGACCCGGGCCGCGCTCGACGCGGCGGTGGCGGCGCTGCCGACCGCGCGCTTCGCCCACGTGCTGGGCCGGCGGATGGACGTGGCCCGGCTGCTGCCGGCGTTCGACGTGTTCGCGCTGTCGAGCAAGAGCGAGGGCCTGCCGCTGGTGGTGCCCGAGGCGATGGCGGCCGGGCTGCCGGTCGTGACCACCGCGGTCGGCGGCCTGCCGACGGTGGTCGACGAGGGCGTGACCGGCTACCTGACCGCGGTCGAGGAGGGCGCGTTCGCCCGGGCCCTGGGCCGGATGCTCGACGATCCCGCCGCGGCCCGGGCCATGGGCGCGCGGGCCCGGGAGGTGGCGCTGGCGCGCTACTCGGCCGAGCGCATGTGCGACGACTACCTGGCGCTGTACGCCAAGGCCCTGGCCGGGCGCTGA
- a CDS encoding DUF4190 domain-containing protein: MGAQPGYPPGPPPGYYPPPYGVPMQMAPSTSGMAIAGFVLSFLGCLSILGLIFSIIGYNEVKNSNGMKSGGGLALAGIIISCCWVLIFIISAASGGIDAR, translated from the coding sequence ATGGGCGCACAGCCGGGTTATCCTCCGGGGCCCCCGCCGGGCTACTACCCGCCGCCCTACGGCGTGCCGATGCAGATGGCGCCGAGCACGTCGGGCATGGCGATCGCCGGGTTCGTGCTGTCGTTCCTGGGCTGCCTCTCGATCCTGGGCTTGATCTTCTCGATCATCGGCTACAACGAGGTCAAGAACTCGAACGGCATGAAGTCCGGCGGTGGACTGGCGCTGGCCGGGATCATCATCTCGTGCTGCTGGGTGCTGATCTTCATCATCAGCGCCGCCAGCGGCGGCATCGACGCACGCTAA
- a CDS encoding DUF4190 domain-containing protein translates to MAGSALCARCGAPLTPSAPAGYPPAGYPPPGYYPGQPGYYPQPGYYPQQVRSSGMAIAGFVLSLVFCGILGLIFSIMGHNEVKRGNGMVTGGGLAIAGIVIGIIRVLIEVIYIVAIIAFANSGHY, encoded by the coding sequence GTGGCTGGTTCGGCCCTGTGCGCGCGCTGCGGAGCGCCGCTGACGCCGAGCGCGCCGGCGGGGTATCCCCCGGCCGGCTATCCGCCCCCGGGCTACTACCCGGGGCAGCCGGGCTACTACCCGCAGCCGGGCTACTACCCGCAGCAGGTCCGGTCGTCGGGCATGGCCATCGCCGGCTTCGTGCTGTCGCTGGTGTTCTGCGGGATCCTCGGGCTGATCTTCTCGATCATGGGTCACAACGAGGTGAAGCGCGGCAACGGCATGGTCACCGGCGGCGGCCTCGCGATCGCCGGCATCGTCATCGGGATCATCCGCGTGCTGATCGAGGTGATCTACATCGTCGCGATCATCGCGTTCGCCAACAGCGGCCACTACTGA
- a CDS encoding DUF2752 domain-containing protein has product MLGALAVGTFGSDALRARVVEDGPGCPFRTATSWKCAFCGMTHATVALGHGDVRAAFAEHPLAPAVLAAMIYLCGLIVLGRGDALVRGRRPQLILGAIAAIWIVNLVG; this is encoded by the coding sequence ATGCTCGGCGCGCTGGCCGTGGGCACGTTCGGGTCCGACGCGCTGCGGGCACGGGTGGTCGAGGACGGCCCCGGGTGTCCGTTCCGGACCGCGACCTCGTGGAAGTGCGCGTTCTGCGGCATGACCCACGCCACGGTCGCGCTCGGCCACGGCGACGTGCGCGCGGCGTTCGCCGAGCACCCGCTGGCGCCGGCGGTGCTGGCGGCGATGATCTACCTGTGCGGGCTGATCGTGCTCGGGCGCGGCGACGCGCTCGTGCGCGGGCGGCGGCCGCAGCTGATCCTCGGCGCGATCGCCGCGATCTGGATCGTCAACCTGGTCGGGTGA
- a CDS encoding SDR family oxidoreductase translates to MCEALVNQPRRWLVTGVAGFIGSALLERLLDLGQTVVGLDNFSNGHQHNLDDVLAIHADAKLGFKMITGDIRDVETCRAAVADVDVVLHQAAIGSVPRSIKDPVPYHDTNVTGFMNLVLAARDAGVKRFVYASSSSVYGDHPGLPKLEDAIGKPLSPYAATKRMDELYAQVFGDVYGLEPVGLRYFNVYGRRQDPNGQYAAVIPRWIAHLMAGTPCVIFGDGSSSRDFCYVDNVVAANLLAATAPAHATNTVYNVGCNGRTDLRELFAILRDNLAKGRPEIAAAEPQFAAPRAGDIPHSQASIGKITDALGYAPSHEIAEGLAETVAWFAARA, encoded by the coding sequence GTGTGCGAGGCCCTCGTCAACCAGCCGCGCCGGTGGCTGGTGACCGGCGTCGCCGGCTTCATCGGCTCGGCGCTGCTCGAGCGCCTGCTCGATCTGGGCCAGACCGTCGTCGGCCTCGACAACTTCTCGAACGGTCACCAGCACAACCTCGACGACGTCCTGGCGATCCACGCCGACGCCAAGCTCGGGTTCAAGATGATCACGGGCGACATCCGTGACGTCGAGACCTGCCGGGCCGCGGTGGCCGACGTCGACGTCGTGCTGCACCAGGCGGCGATCGGCTCGGTGCCGCGCTCGATCAAGGACCCGGTCCCGTACCACGACACCAACGTCACCGGGTTCATGAACCTGGTGCTGGCGGCGCGCGACGCCGGGGTCAAGCGGTTCGTCTACGCGTCGTCGAGCTCGGTCTACGGCGACCACCCGGGCCTGCCCAAGCTCGAGGACGCGATCGGCAAGCCGCTGTCGCCGTACGCCGCGACCAAGCGGATGGACGAGCTCTACGCCCAGGTGTTCGGCGACGTCTACGGGCTCGAGCCGGTCGGCCTGCGCTACTTCAACGTCTACGGTCGCCGCCAGGATCCCAACGGCCAGTACGCCGCGGTGATCCCGCGCTGGATCGCCCACCTGATGGCCGGCACGCCGTGCGTGATCTTCGGCGACGGCTCGTCGTCGCGGGACTTCTGCTACGTCGACAACGTGGTCGCGGCCAACCTGCTGGCGGCGACCGCCCCGGCCCACGCCACCAACACCGTCTACAACGTCGGGTGCAACGGCCGCACCGATCTGCGCGAGCTGTTCGCGATCCTGCGCGACAACCTGGCCAAGGGCCGGCCCGAGATCGCCGCGGCCGAGCCGCAGTTCGCGGCGCCGCGCGCCGGCGACATCCCGCACTCGCAGGCGTCGATCGGCAAGATCACCGACGCGCTCGGCTACGCGCCCAGCCACGAGATCGCCGAGGGCCTGGCCGAGACCGTGGCCTGGTTCGCCGCGCGGGCGTGA